One part of the Aspergillus luchuensis IFO 4308 DNA, chromosome 5, nearly complete sequence genome encodes these proteins:
- a CDS encoding uncharacterized protein (COG:S;~EggNog:ENOG410PWXV;~InterPro:IPR016035,IPR002641;~PFAM:PF01734;~TransMembrane:1 (i48-66o);~go_process: GO:0006629 - lipid metabolic process [Evidence IEA]): protein MSENKERLKILALDGGGVKGLSSLLILERIMARVGAKMKRPDLQPYQYFDIIGGTSTGGIIALMLGRMRMTVESCIAEYQKLGKIVFGEPRGLFHENMFDAKVLEEQTKKVVKKYLGDENDPLLDPLGDDACKTCSVVYTLPYRGATPEEPEALRTYINVNINPRPKPWTIWEAVRATSAATTFFEPFIHGQSGSEIRYIDAGLGFNNPADLVLEEATSLWTDNGYLDPERDIGCFLTIGTGISSVTRMDKKTITEAITAKVRKPVQAVEVLMKIATGTGPTHRNVARRFNPTSNVYQRFDVDQGIQAFSLFEHERREDIEVDTNAYLGKHSIGVQLSQAVEKMKVLGLRTPELMEDRKEGGEVYSVGENGDVDDQKLRDRFGALRISKLDFQRHAKHWESKISVNQGRGSQYYYLLYKEIGHVPYLWNAFVQADLLDKRYRGILARRLPQADEWQLCLRGNLARIAYGVGQEDLETTVTRLTLAYEGLRDTFRIYRQLFHTAQQVFGETSVTYCWAAKRLGALLELWGCQSEALDLYIEARAGKLSWFTTDHWSTKWLENKIAALRHALVARQKPE from the exons ATGTCTGAAAATAAGGAGAGACTGAAGATCCTCGCCCTTG ATGGCGGCGGTGTCAAGGGCCTATCATCATTGCTTATCCTAGAGAGAATCATGGCAAGGGTTGGTGCCAAGATGAAAAGGCCTGACTTGCAACCATATCAGTACTTTGACATCATTGGCGGAACGAGCACTGGAGG AATTATTGCCCTTATGTTAGGCCGTATGAGGATGACTGTCGAAAGCTGCATCGCCGAATATCAGAAGCTTGGGAAGATTGTCTTCGGGGAGCCCCGGGGCCTCTTTCACGAAAACATGTTTGATGCGAAAGTCCTTGAAGAGCAGACAAAGAAAGTGGTGAAGAAGTACCTTGGGGATGAGAATGATCCTCTACTTGATCCtcttggagatgatgcgTGCAAGAC CTGCAGCGTCGTCTACACCCTCCCGTACAGAGGTGCAACGCCTGAGGAGCCAGAGGCCCTGCGGACCTACATTAACGTCAATATCAACCCTAGGCCCAAACCCTGGACTATCTGGGAAGCGGTGCGCGCCACCTCGGCCGCTACAACCTTCTTCGAGCCCTTCATACACGGCCAGTCTGGCAGCGAGATCCGGTATATCGACGCTGGGTTGGGCTTCAACAACCCTGCCGATCTCGTGCTTGAGGAGGCTACGTCGCTGTGGACCGACAATGGCTACCTCGATCCAGAACGCGACATTGGATGCTTTCTGACCATCGGCACGGGCATCAGTAGCGTCACACGTATGGACAAGAAGACCATCACAGAGGCCATCACTGCCAAGGTTAGAAAGCCAGTGCAGGCTGTAGAGGTGTTAATGAAAATTGCAACCGGTACAGGGCCTACACATAGGAACGTGGCACGGCGCTTCAACCCTACCAGTAATGTGTACCAGCGTTTCGATGTGGATCAAGGCATTCAGGCCTTCAGTCTCTTCGAGCACGAGAGACGCGAGGACATTGAGGTCGACACGAATGCGTATTTAGGAAAACATTCTATAGGTGTGCAGTTGTCGCAGGCtgtagagaagatgaaggtcCTTGGTCTTCGAACACCCGAGTTAATGGAGGATCggaaggaagggggggaagtttATTCGGTGGGGGAAAATGGAGATGTCGACGACCAGAAGCTCAGGGACCGATTTGGAGCACTGAGGAT ATCCAAACTGGATTTCCAACGTCATGCAAAGCACTGGGAGTCAAAGATTTCTGTGAATCAAGGCCGAGGTAgtcaatattattatctcctATACAAGG AAATCGGCCATGTCCCTTACCTATGGAACGCTTTCGTTCAGGCAGATCTGCTCGACAAACGCTACAGAGGCATACTCGCCAGACGACTTCCCCAGGCTGACGAGTGGCAACTCTGCTTGCGTGGAAACCTTGCGCGGATAGCCTACGGCGTCGGACAGGAGGATCTAGAAACGACTGTCACTCGGCTAACTCTAGCTTACGAGGGACTGAGGGATACCTTCCGAATATACCGTCAGCTCTTCCACACCGCCCAGCAAGTGTTTGGTGAGACGAGCGTGACATACTGTTGGGCTGCGAAACGATTGGGAGCTTTGCTAGAGCTCTGGGGGTGTCAGAGTGAGGCTTTGGACTTGTACATTGAGGCACGGGCTGGCAAGTTGAGTTGGTTTACAACTGATCACTGGTCTACTAAGTGGCTAGAGAACAAGATCGCCGCACTAAGACACGCGCTTGTCGCACGCCAGAAGCCTGAATAA
- a CDS encoding uncharacterized protein (COG:S;~EggNog:ENOG410Q2TG) produces MPSSTTRNRVILEGLFKTILEWRKNVPKDGHVNIRSLKDVEHVVQFDFENLDNAESNLALVPPVLFKPMDLADLEKHPVDPELAREFLDIDQDDSNRDFPIGPIHHVRQISTLIEDRTTREARSQQNLYSVEAPESTFWLEAILAYNYSNNGWWTTECLVEPCSDNGKVYPHLAFHLLDNKEAWEDAILYSELCAIVEAMKGRANQRLVDSESAREELDECDGRGKEAHPYLFDNEEHFPVLIVSCVLPQHARLFMACMSQRKLVIRQSKLYSFEWKDEAPVDLFARVYLSKPLVPRI; encoded by the exons ATGCCCTCCAGTACTACCAGAAACCGTGTTATCCTAGAGGGGCTGTTCAAGACCATACTAGAGTGGAGGAAAAATGTGCCTAAGGATGGACATGTCAATATTCGCAGCCTGAAAGATGTCGAACACGTGGTTCAATTTGATTTCGAAAACCTGGACAATGCGGAATCCAACCTGGCATTGGTTCCTCCTGTTTTGTTTAAGCCGATGGATTTGGCAGATTTGGAGAAGCATCCAGTCGATCCGGAGCTGGCACGAGAGTTCCTTGACATTGATCAGGACGATAGCAACAGGGACTTCCCAATCGGACCGATACATCATGTACGTCAAATATCTACACTCATCGAAGACCGCACTACTCGCGAGGCCCGGTCTCAGCAGAATCTCTATAGTGTGGA AGCTCCCGAAAGCACGTTTTGGCTGGAAGCCATACTAGCTTACAACTACAGTAACAACGGTTGGTGGACAACCGAGTGTCTGGTAGAGCCATGCAGCGACAATGGTAAAGTTTATCCACACTTAGCcttccatcttctcgacAATAAAGAGGCCTGGGAAGACGCCATTCTGTACTCAGAGCTGTGCGCGATTGTCGAGGCGATGAAAGGCCGTGCGAATCAACGACTGGTGGATTCTGAAAGCGCCCGGGAGGAACTTGACGAGTGTGACGGTAGAGGCAAAGAAGCGCACCCATATCTCTTTGATAATGAAGAGCATTTCCCTGTACTTATAGTGTCATGCGTCCTACCTCAACATGCTAGACTCTTCATGGCATGTATGAGCCAGCGGAAACTAGTAATAAGACAATCCAAGCTGTACAGCTTCGAATGGAAGGACGAGGCACCGGTGGACTTGTTTGCTCGCGTGTACTTAAGCAAGCCTTTGGTGCCACGGATCTAG